In Cyclopterus lumpus isolate fCycLum1 chromosome 17, fCycLum1.pri, whole genome shotgun sequence, a genomic segment contains:
- the LOC117746700 gene encoding kelch-like protein 10 produces MSPDIMRLIIEFAYTGSVSVTTENVQELLLAADRLNVMDVVQNCCDFLGEQLCAENCIGIFRFTDIVFSTKLQRKAYRYMVDHFEEVAHHEEFLHLPLQQLIDILERDDLNVRNESVAFEAVLRWIDHVPEERKAHLAVLLSKVRLALTTRVYMRLNVLSNELVNTNAECLTMAWDSLEAISHIRTSRPSVAHLSKPDARPRLPNAILLAIGGWSDGEPNNGIQAYDIRADYWINMTNNCERPRAYHGSAVLNGSIYCIGGSNRVEYFNSVRRFDLSTCVWQEAASMCHRRCYLSVTVLGESIYALGGFDGCTWLSSAERYRPETNQWSLIAPMQEVRSDASSTTLHNKVYICGGFKGNKCLQTAECYNPETNQWTMISPMNSRRSGLGIVAYAGRVYAVGGFDGTDCLYSAEAYDPENNSWHEVSPMWTPRSNFGIEVLEDRLFVVGGFNGSNLSDIVECYDATTDEWTRACDMEICRCALSCCVVSGLPNMAGYVVSRDALPFIKRMQTRTYIPELCPVPSSSTWF; encoded by the exons ATGTCTCCCGACATTATGCGGCTCATCATTGAGTTTGCGTACACCGGCTCCGTTTCGGTGACGACAGAAAACgtgcaggagctgctgctggcggCTGATCGGCTCAACGTGATGGACGTCGTGCAGAATTGCTGCGACTTCCTCGGGGAGCAGCTCTGCGCGGAGAACTGCATCGGCATCTTTCGCTTTACCGACATCGTCTTCTCCACCAAATTGCAGCGCAAGGCCTACCGCTACATGGTCGACCACTTCGAGGAGGTCGCTCACCACGAAGAGTTCCTGCATCTGCCCCTGCAGCAACTCATCGACATCCTCGAAAGAGACGACCTCAACGTGAGAAATGAGAGCGTCGCCTTCGAGGCCGTCCTTCGCTGGATCGACCACGTACCCGAAGAACGGAAAGCACACCTGGCCGTGCTCTTGTCTAAG GTACGACTGGCCTTGACGACTCGGGTTTACATGCGGCTCAATGTTTTGTCCAATGAGCTGGTGAATACCAACGCTGAGTGCCTGACAATGGCCTGGGATTCCCTTGAAGCCATAAGTCACATCAGGACAAGCAGGCCCTCTGTTGCTCATCTCAGCAAACCGGACGCCCGCCCTCGCCTGCCGAACGCCATCCTGTTGGCCATCGGAGGCTGGAGTGACGGCGAGCCAAACAACGGCATCCAGGCGTACGACATCCGCGCCGACTACTGGATCAACATGACAAACAATTGCGAGCGGCCCCGCGCCTACCACGGCTCCGCCGTCCTCAACGGGAGCATCTACTGCATTGGCGGCTCCAACCGGGTGGAGTATTTCAACAGCGTGCGCCGGTTCGATCTGAGCACGTGCGTCTGGCAAGAGGCGGCCTCCATGTGCCACCGCCGCTGCTACCTGAGCGTCACCGTGCTGGGCGAAAGCATCTATGCCTTGGGAGGCTTTGATGGGTGCACGTGGCTCAGCAGCGCCGAGCGCTACAGGCCCGAGACCAACCAGTGGAGTCTCATCGCGCCGATGCAAGAGGTCCGGAGCGACGCCAGCAGCACAACGCTGCACAACAAG GTTTACATTTGTGGGGGGTTCAAGGGGAACAAGTGCTTGCAAACGGCTGAATGTTACAACCCAGAGACCAACCAGTGGACAATGATCAGCCCCATGAACAGCCGGCGCAGCGGATTAGGCATCGTTGCATATGCAGGTCGTGTCTATGCA GTCGGCGGCTTCGATGGCACCGACTGTCTGTACAGCGCAGAGGCATACGACCCCGAGAACAACAGCTGGCATGAAGTGTCGCCCATGTGGACTCCCCGCAGCAACTTCGGCATCGAAGTGCTCGAAGATCGGCTCTTTGTTGTCGGGGGCTTCAACGGCTCCAACCTCTCCGACATTGTCGAGTGCTACGACGCGACGACTGATGAGTGGACGCGGGCTTGTGACATGGAGATTTGCCGCTGTGCCCTGAGCTGCTGTGTGGTGTCCGGGCTCCCCAACATGGCCGGGTACGTTGTCTCCCGGGACGCCCTGCCGTTTATAAAGAGGATGCAAACTCGGACGTACATTCCTGAACTGTGCCCTGTGCCATCATCATCCACCTGGTTTTAA